Proteins from a genomic interval of Fusarium oxysporum Fo47 chromosome I, complete sequence:
- a CDS encoding P-loop containing nucleoside triphosphate hydrolase protein, translating to MGVPNNIDVILTGTGLVVVALATTPALATAVTQLRKRTARDNFYEDADGKSTPESLAAFSNRLPKVFILALSAVGLGTSIAISVLQSLSQSDSLLLKNWLIAGAWALILLHAISLSAHHAPVKVHDLGLWLFGSSLIVATITVPQLIKETQAFTRDNTVALVLRAVNVGAVVFLCLFSVLLPRRPDVFFKGQKVDDQWTVSAFSRYTWSWVDPLLSFAVKKNDLDASDVPHVDRTLRAADLKEDWLASKPQGSLFRSLFWAYKGSFMVQLSLTVFRNILALLPFWTMLRVINILEQRDVGLSGASNLELWILIFAMAGFNLLDAWVEGWVFWYSFASIALPIRSQLSTLIFEKSLRRKNVKSADKSKESDEPQDQAEDKKNEEDADDGSSVLKSRQAIVNLVGVDALRISNFTGFQFLIINSVFKLLFFSFFLVRLIGWIPFTAGLVAWGLTLPANTYFSRELLSRSDKLMKLRDEKLAVVNEALLGMRQIKFAALESRWEKRILAMRERELKTLWGLFVVDTGLFGCWVVSPILLAATSLAVYAVMNGQLLPSVAFVSIGIFKALEVSLGVLPELITMGVDTFVSLKRIQTYLNGPEMKNTLSEGTDVAFEDASIAWPEDDETPDEDRFILRSLNIRFPAGELSVISGKTGTGKSLLLSAILGETDVLEGSVYVPNTIAPEERHDAQANLGDWIIPGSIAYVGQTPWLESASLRDNILFGLPFVEERYNQVVDVCALKKDLQILTDGDKTELGANGINLSGGQKWRVTLARAIYSRADILVMDDVFSAVDAHVGRHIFEKCVTGDICKGRTRILVTHHVALVQSKAKYIVELGEGVALHAGLISDFIKDGTLEEIRQHEETVQQASEDETTDSSTAVNSEEASITDPAENNENNALHKVPSKNAKQFIQEEVRERGVVKKHVYLTYLQDSGGVVLWSICALVFLGYEVGILGRAWWLRIWTGDVDESISTGSIQQQHGHASVFSLQHFPYTSAPEFRASETHYDLKYYLWIYIAISSATAIVGTFRFFWAYFLAIKASRSLFEKMLFTVLHTPLRWLDTVPVGRILNRFSSDFNIIDNRITMDWTQFISNLLSLVGVCVAAFFASGIVIPLAIVLLGLGILLGNRYLYGARPLKRLESNCKSPVFELFNAALAGVSTIRGYKKTQVYIDRMYEKLDSWSIITSYMWLVNRWMGLRMGLIGTLFSTVVGIIVIVSPSMDAALAGFTLSFAMDFAESILWTIRNYAGMELNMNSTERVVEYTELETESLEGDKPSAAWPTSGTMEIKDLEVSYAPDLPPVLRGVSFDVKNNERVGVVGRTGAGKSSLTLALFRFLEARSGSVTIDGLDISKIDLHSLRSRLAIIPQDPVLFSGTIRSNLDPFEDNTDDELRESLGRVHLVDSQPVTPTNEPASAATSTLAAKNTNIFRDLSSPISESGGNLSQGQRQLLCLARAIVARPKIMVLDEATSAVDMATDALIQRSIREEFTDSTLIVIAHRLSTIADFDRILVLSDGQVAEFGTPKELWQKEGVFRDMCESSGEKEKLKQTIFG from the exons ATGGGTGTGCCCAATAACATCGATGTGATTTTGACTGGCACAGGCCTTGTTGTTGTAGCATTGGCCACTACGCCTGCTCTAGCCACAGCTGTCACCCAACTACGGAAGCGCACTGCACGGGACAACTTCTATGAGGATGCTGATGGCAAGAGTACGCCTGAAAGCTTGGCCGCCTTTTCAAACCGTCTTCCCAAAGTTTTCATCCTTGCCTTGTCCGCCGTCGGTCTTGGAACATCGATTGCAATTTCAGTACTTCAATCGCTTTCGCAGTCAGATTCGCTTTTGCTTAAGAATTGGCTCATTGCTGGGGCATGG GCTCTTATTCTTCTACATGCCATTTCCTTGAGTGCCCATCATGCGCCTGTAAAGGTCCACGATCTTGGCCTGTGGCTTTTTGGGTCTTCTCTTATTGTTGCCACCATTACTGTGCCCCAATTGATTAAGGAGACTCAGGCTTTTACTCGAGACAACACAgttgctcttgttcttcgtGCCGTGAATGTTGGTGCAGTCGTCTTTCTCTGCCTCTTCAGTGTGCTACTTCCACGCCGACCTGATGTCTTCTTCAAAGGTCAAAAAGTCGATGATCAATGGACTGTTTCTGCTTTCAGCCGCTACACGTGGTCCTGGGTAGATCCCCTCCTTTCTTTTGCAGTCAAAAAGAATGATCTGGATGCCAGCGATGTTCCTCATGTAGACCGGACGCTGAGAGCTGCTGATTTGAAAGAGGACTGGCTCGCATCTAAACCTCAAGGTAGCCTCTTCCGCTCCCTGTTTTGGGCATACAAGGGTTCCTTTATGGTACAGCTCTCCCTTACTGTATTCCGGAACATCCTGGCCTTGTTACCTTTCTGGACCATGTTACGTGTGATCAACATTCTCGAACAGCGCGATGTAGGACTGTCCGGAGCATCCAACTTGGAGCTCTGGATTTTGATTTTTGCGATGGCTGGCTTTAATCTCTTAGATGCT TGGGTTGAAGGATGGGTATTCTGGTACTCGTTTGCGAGCATTGCTCTCCCTATCCGGTCGCAATTGTCAACACTGATCTTCGAAAAGTCGCTTCGACGCAAGAACGTCAAGTCTGCGGATAAGTCGAAAGAGTCAGATGAACCACAGGACCAAGCAGAAGACAAGAAaaatgaagaagatgccgATGACGGCTCAAGTGTGTTGAAGTCTCGACAGGCAATCGTCAaccttgttggtgttgatgcgTTGCGAATCTCGAACTTCACGGGTTTCCAGTTCCTGATTATCAACAGTGTCTTCAAACTGCTatttttctccttctttttgGTTCGCTTGATTGGATGGATTCCTTTCACAGCTGGTCTGGTAGCCTGGGGTCTTACTCTTCCCGCCAACACCTACTTCTCTCGAGAATTGCTATCCAGATCGGATAAGTTGATGAAGCTCCGCGATGAGAAGTTAGCTGTGGTCAACGAAGCTCTTCTTGGAATGAGGCAGATCAAGTTCGCTGCCCTAGAGAGTCGCTGGGAAAAGCGCATCTTGGCTATGCGAGAGCGGGAACTAAAGACCTTATGGGGACTTTTTGTTGTCGATACCGGTCTTTTTGGATGCTGGGTCGTCAGCCCCATTTTGCTTGCTGCGACATCCCTTGCTGTCTATGCCGTTATGAACGGTCAACTTTTGCCCTCTGTTGCTTTCGTTAGCATTGGAATTTTCAAGGCTTTGGAAGTCTCGCTCGGTGTGCTACCAGAACTCATTACGATGGGAGTTGACACGTTTGTCTCCTTGAAGCGAATCCAAACGTATCTCAATGGTCCCGAGATGAAGAACACGCTTTCCGAAGGCACAGATGTGGCCTTCGAAGATGCATCTATTGCCTGGCCCGAAGATGACGAAACGCCCGACGAGGATAGGTTCATCCTGAGGAGTCTGAACATAAGATTCCCCGCTGGCGAACTTTCAGTGATTTCTGGAAAGACCGGTACAGGAAAGAGTTTACTTCTTTCTGCCATTCTTGGTGAAACTGATGTATTGGAGGGCTCTGTTTATGTGCCTAACACCATCGCCCCGGAAGAGCGTCACGATGCCCAAGCAAACCTCGGCGACTGGATTATTCCCGGATCTATTGCTTATGTTGGCCAAACTCCTTGGCTCGAGAGCGCATCTCTGCGTGATAACATCTTATTTGGACTCCCTTTTGTCGAGGAACGCTACAACCAGGTCGTTGATGTGTGCGCTCTTAAGAAGGATCTGCAGATCCTGACAGACGGCGACAAGACGGAGCTCGGCGCAAACGGCATCAATCTGTCTGGCGGTCAGAAATGGCGGGTCACTTTGGCTCGGGCCATCTACTCACGAGCCGATATCTTAGTAATGGACGACGTCTTTAGTGCTGTCGATGCACATGTAGGCCGCCATATCTTTGAGAAGTGTGTCACGGGCGATATTTGCAAGGGACGTACTCGAATCCTCGTCACTCACCACGTTGCTTTAGTGCAGTCGAAAGCCAAGTATATagttgagcttggtgagggTGTTGCTCTGCATGCTGGTTTGATTTCCGACTTTATCAAGGATGGGACCTTGGAGGAGATTCGCCAGCACGAAGAGACTGTGCAGCAAGCTTCTGAAGATGAGACCACGGATTCCTCAACGGCTGTCAATTCCGAGGAAGCTTCCATCACAGACCCAGCTGAGAATAATGAGAATAATGCGCTGCATAAAGTGCCATCCAAGAACGCCAAGCAGTTCATTCAGGAAGAAGTTCGGGAAAGGGGTGTCGTTAAGAAGCATGTCTATCTGACCTATCTGCAAGACAGTGGCGGCGTTGTCCTTTGGAGTATTTGTGCACTTGTTTTTCTTGGATATGAAGTTGGCATTCTTG GTCGAGCATGGTGGCTTCGAATTTGGACCGGTGATGTCGACGAAAGTATTTCAACTGGCAGCATccagcagcaacatggcCACGCCTCAGTATTCTCACTTCAACATTTCCCGTACACCTCTGCGCCTGAGTTCAGGGCTAGTGAGACTCACTACGATTTGAAGTACTACTTATGGATCTACATTGCCATCTCCAGTGCTACCGCAATTGTTGGCACATTCAGGTTCTTCTGGGCTTACTTCCTTGCTATCAAAGCGAGCCGATCACTCTTCGAAAAGATGCTGTTTACTGTCCTACATACTCCTCTCAGATGGCTCGACACCGTTCCCGTCGGCAGAATTCTGAATCGATTCTCGTCCGacttcaacatcatcgaTAACCGTATCACTATGGACTGGACTCAGTTCATCTCCAACTTGCTATCCCTGGTCGGTGTCTGCGTGGCCGCCTTCTTCGCGTCCGGCATCGTGATCCCCTTGGCTATAGTTCTCCTGGGGCTCGGTATTCTACTGGGTAATAGGTATCTCTATGGCGCGCGACCACTAAAGCGACTCGAGAGTAACTGCAAGTCTCCAGTCTTCGAGCTCTTCAACGCAGCTCTTGCGGGTGTGTCGACAATCCGAGGCTATAAGAAGACACAGGTCTATATTGACAGGATGTATGAGAAGCTTGACTCGTGGAGTATCATCACCTCTTACATGTGGCTTGTGAACCGCTGGATGGGTCTACGTATGGGTCTTATTGGTACACTATTCTCGACTGTCGTCGGAATAATTGTCATTGTGAGCCCTAGTATGGACGCTGCTTTGGCTGGTTTCACCTTGTCTTTTGCCATGGATTTTGCCGAGAGTATCCTCTGGACCATTCGAAACTATGCTGGTATGGAACTGAATATGAACTCAACCGAGCGAGTTGTCGAATACACCGAACTTGAGACCGAGTCGCTTGAGGGAGATAAGCCTTCTGCCGCGTGGCCTACTTCCGGAACTATGGAGATCAAGGATCTCGAGGTTTCATACGCCCCTGACCTTCCACCAGTACTCAGGGGGGTCTCTTTTGACGTCAAGAATAACGAAAGAGTCGGTGTTGTGGGGCGTACAGGTGCTGGAAAGTCATCTCTGACTCTCGCCTTATTCCGATTTTTGGAGGCCCGTTCTGGTAGCGTCACCATCGACGGCCTGGACATTTCCAAAATTGACCTGCATAGCTTGCGATCTCGCCTAGCTATCATTCCTCAG GATCCTGTGCTTTTCTCAGGAACAATCAGATCCAACCTTGACCCATTTGAGGACAATACAGATGATGAGCTTCGCGAGTCACTGGGCCGTGTTCATCTTGTCGACTCACAACCAGTGACGCCTACTAATGAGCCCGCCTCTGCGGCAACTTCGACACTTGCTGCCAAGAATACGAACATCTTCCGAGATCTATCAAGCCCTATCTCTGAGTCTGGCGGCAATCTATCTCAAGGCCAAAGACAACTGCTCTGTCTCGCTCGTGCCATTGTGGCACGTCCTAAGATCATGGTACTTGACGAGGCCACTTCCGCCGTCGACATGGCTACCGATGCCCTCATTCAGCGCAGCATTCGAGAGGAGTTTACCGACAGCACACTCATCGTCATTGCGCATCGTCTGAGCACCATTGCTGATTTTGATCGCATCCTCGTCCTTTCAGACGGTCAGGTTGCAGAGTTTGGAACTCCCAAGGAGCTTTGGCAAAAAGAGGGTGTGTTCCGTGACATGTGTGAGAGCAGtggagagaaggaaaagtTGAAACAAACGATATTTGGCTAG
- a CDS encoding alkaline-phosphatase-like protein has protein sequence MGSIPTRKQPNFLVIVADDLGYSDLGCFGSEIATPNLDRLSQTGVRLTNFHTASACSPTRSMLFSGTDNHIAGLGQMTEHMARFMDKYKNRPGYEGYLNFRVAALSEILQDAGYHTIMSGKWHLGTTNETSPHARGFDNSYVFLSGCCNHYNYEPQLDDPAHGFFTPMNAGKFWMQDDRFLDRKNPEDIPDDFYSTTTFSEKLIGYLKDRKDTEQPFFAYLPFTAPHWPLQAPRETIEKYKGVYDDGPAALRKRRLANLVELGLISEDTEPAPMTVELWDKMSPTEKAESARKMEVYAAMVDLIDVNIGRVVDYLDSVDELDNTFVLFMSDNGAEGAMLEAVPMMGSVGSVPRIINKYYNNSIDNMGMADSYIWYGPEWACASMAPSRGFKTWITEGGIRCPCLVRYPPFSKAGGSHTDSFCTVMDILPTILDLAGVPLPGSKFRGREVFPVRGSSWVSHLEDQAPAFHDEEKEITGWELFGLRAIREGRWKALYMTAPRGKDKWELYNLKNDPGELHDLADNNPDIMDRLINLWEIYYSETGMFDPGHEFGVTKI, from the exons ATGGGTTCCATTCCAACCCGCAAGCAACCCAACtttctcgtcatcgtcgCCGATGACCTGGGCTACAGTGACCTCGGATGCTTTGGCTCCGAGATAGCGACTCCAAATCTCGACCGCCTCTCGCAGACTGGTGTGCGACTGACCAATTTCCATACGGCTTCAGCATGCTCCCCAACTAGGAGCATGCTATTCTCCGGAACGGACAACCACATTGCGGGCCTGGGCCAGATGACAGAGCACATGGCGAGGTTCATGGATAAGTATAAAAACAGGCCTGGCTATGAGGGATATCTCAACTTTCGCGTTGCTGCGCTTAGTGAGATTCTTCAAGATGCTGGTTATCATACAATTATGTCTGGAAAATG GCACCTCGGAACGACGAACGAGACCTCACCTCACGCGAGAGGTTTCGATAATAGCTATGTCTTCTTATCAGGGTGCTGTAATCACTACAACTATGAACCGCAACTCGACGACCCAGCGCACGGGTTCTTCACACCTATGAACGCCGGCAAGTTCTGGATGCAAGACGACAGATTCTTAGATCGAAAAAACCCAGAAGATATCCCCGACGACTTTTACTCGACAACTACCTTTTCTGAAAAGTTAATTGGCTACCTGAAAGATCGCAAAGACACTGAACAGCCATTCTTTGCGTATCTACCTTTCACCGCACCCCATTGGCCTCTACAGGCGCCGCGCGAGACAATCGAGAAATATAAGGGTGTCTACGACGATGGTCCAGCAGCCTTGCGCAAACGAAGGTTGGCGAATCTCGTTGAACTGGGACTCATCTCTGAAGACACGGAACCAGCACCCATGACAGTCGAACTGTGGGACAAGATGTCGCCCACGGAGAAGGCTGAGTCGGCGAGGAAAATGGAAGTCTATGCCGCTATGGTAGATCTCATAGACGTCAATATCGGCCGCGTGGTGGACTATCTCGACTCTGTTGACGAACTAGACAATACCTTTGTCCTCTTCATGTCGGACAACGGAGCTGAAGGGGCTATGCTCGAAGCTGTTCCCATGATGGGCAGTGTTGGCAGTGTCCCAAGAATCATCAACAAATACTATAACAACTCGATTGATAATATGGGAATGGCAGACTCTTATATCTGGTATGGTCCTGAGTGGGCATGCGCATCAATGGCGCCCTCCAGGGGTTTCAAGACTTGGATCACCGAAGGCGGTATTAGATGTCCATGCCTTGTTCGATATCCTCCTTTCTCGAAGGCTGGCGGATCGCACACCGACTCATTCTGTACAGTCATGGATATTCTACCAACAATCCTTGACTTGGCGGGTGTGCCCTTACCAGGAAGCAAATTccgaggcagagaagtgTTCCCCGTTAGGGGCTCCTCATGGGTGTcgcatcttgaagatcagGCTCCCGCTTTTCacgatgaggagaaggagataACTGGTTGGGAGCTGTTCGGTCTTCGAGCTATCAGGGAGGGTCGCTGGAAGGCTTTATATATGACCGCACCAAGGGGAAAGGACAAATGGGAGCTATACAACCTGAAGAACGATCCAGGCGAGCTGCACGATCTCGCGGACAATAACCCTGATATCATGGACCGCCTGATTAATTTATGGGAGATCTACTACTCAGAAACAGGAATGTTTGACCCAGGGCATGAGTTCGGTGTCACTAAGATCTAG
- a CDS encoding general substrate transporter, protein MIRDSEQQADMAPPKRTRGLLACFNGRLIYACGMIALSQLNFGMDQSAFSNTQAMPFFKRQFGTFDEATGTYVLETVFLSLLNSIQFIGFVFGLVLGNLFSRRFGRRLAMFLMCFWALISGVILITSKTPTQAITGRTITYVYIGMELALVPVLQSELVPAEARGFVVGTYQSGLLFGSLIMSIICRGTSDIKGHASWRIPYGLFFVIPSILAVAVWWIPESPRWLLTRDRQEDALKSLRLLRQGAYTDDEIEHEFREMQNALNNTVKKGSFMDMWRGTNLKRTLITIGVNIFLQLTGQNFASKYGTIFIQSLNSVNPFVMSCINSALNIVAVFLTQFLSDKTGRVPLMIAGAVLQTASLMTMGGLGTVKNPSQSIRSAIVATVTLFGIGFSLGWAPLSHVVAAEIPTTGLRDLTYAVGAVFNIVIQWAVAFSIPYLIDQSHAGLGSKVGFIFGVTSFLATLFSWFCIPECGGKTLEEIDELFAQGVPIRKFRTIKVSLDAEASDGGDDLTKPGKGNVSQTTHTL, encoded by the exons ATGATCCGAGACTCTGAGCAACAGGCAGATATGGCCCCTCCTAAACGCACTCGCGGGCTCCTTGCCTGCTTCAACGGCCGCCTCATCTATGCTTGTGGCATGATTGCCTTATCGCAGCTCAACTTCGGCATGGACCAGTCTGCCTTCAGCAACACTCAAGCAATGCCTTTCTTCAAGAGACAGTTCGGAACCTTCGATGAAGCCACTGGTACATACGTTCTCGAGACGGTCTTCCTATCCCTCTTGAACAGTATCCAATTTATTGGCTTTGTGTTTGGTCTCGTTCTTGGTAACCTCTTCAGCCGTCGCTTTGGCCGCCGTCTGGCAATGTTTCTCATGTGTTTCTGGGCTTTGATATCCGGAGTCATCTTGATTACGTCGAAGACCCCAACTCAAGCAATCACTGGTCGTACTATTACATACGTCTACATCGGAATGGAGCTCGCCTTAGTTCCTGTTTTACAGTCAGAGCTTGTTCCTGCAGAGGCTCGCGGCTTTGTCGTTGGTACTTATCAGTCTGGTCTTTTG TTTGGTAGCCTTATCATGTCTATTATCTGCCGAGGTACCAGCGACATCAAGGGGCATGCTTCCTGGAGGATCCCCTATGGCCTTTTCTTCGTGATTCCTTCTATCCTCGCAGTAGCTGTGTGGTGGATCCCTGAG TCTCCCCGTTGGCTATTGACCCGAGATCGCCAGGAGGACGCTCTCAAGTCCCTCCGACTACTTCGACAAGGGGCATACACCGACGACGAGATCGAGCACGAATTTCGAGAGATGCAGAATGCCCTCAACAACACTGTTAAAAAGGGCAGTTTTATGGACATGTGGCGAGGGA CGAATCTCAAACGAACTTTAATCACAATCGGCGTCAACATCTTTCTTCAACTTACGGGTCAGAACTTTGCTTCCAAATATGGCACAATTTTTATCCAGAGTCTGAATTCGGTTAACCCTTTTGTTATGTCGTGCATCAACTCTGCGCTTAACATTGTTGCCGTCTTCTTGACACAGTTCTTGTCTGATAAGACAGGACGAGT TCCCTTGATGATAGCCGGAGCAGTCCTTCAGACAGCCAGTCTTATGACCATGGGTGGGCTCGGAACTGTCAAGAACCCCTCGCAGAGCATTCGGTCTGCCATCGTTGCGACCGTCACCCTCTTCGGCATCGGGTTTTCCCTAGGATGGGCACCTCTCTCACACGTTGTAGCCGCAGAGATCCCTACGACCGGTCTACGCGATCTCACATATGCTGTGGGTGCCGTCTTCAACATTGTCATTCAATGGGCTGTTGCTTTCAGTATTCCCTACCTCATTGACCAATCACATGCTGGCCTTGGGTCTAAAGTCGGCTTCATATTCGGAGTGACTTCGTTCCTGGCGACATTATTCTCGTGGTTCTGCATCCCTGAGTGTGGAGGTAAGACATTGGAAGAAATCGATGAGCTGTTCGCTCAAGGAGTTCCTATTCGCAAGTTCCGCACAATCAAAGTTTCGTTGGATGCAGAAGCTTcggatggtggtgatgatctcACGAAACCTGGCAAGGGCAATGTGTCACAGACAACACATACTCTTTAG
- a CDS encoding WD40-repeat-containing domain protein, producing MKAAPLIINWHDQNAPVYSAHFEPSGKGRLATAGGDNHIRIWRVQVDGEDRKVEYLSTLSKHNQAVNVVRWAPKGELLASAGDDGNVILWVPSETPQTAFGSDAPEDKESWRAKHMCRSSGAEIYDLAWSPDGVYFIIGSMDNIARIYNAQTGTLVRQIAEHSHYVQGVTWDPLNEYIATQSSDRSVHIYSLKTKDGQYTLSQDDKTPRLASHIKADLPPRRISSSSPAPPDFGHRSSLAVLDSAPSIGSPVPSAPGTPTSFALPMNPPSVVSHSRRSSFSSRRSVSPAPSMPLPAVMPMDPSPKPSSTLSSGLGMKNANLYANETLTSFFRRLTFTPDGSLLLTPSGQYQNQHQAERDAKPTYEVINTVYIYTRGGINKPPIAHLPGHKKPSVVVKCSPIFYTLRQSPPVTRNITIDTSSSEEPIPSLPEPLSKPSPAPSVMDPPPPPSTTSDAKTSGSDTASATPGPKPAFSLPYRMVYAVATQDSVLLYDTQQKTPICVVSNLHCATFTDLAWSSDGLTLMISSSDGFCSTLSFAAGELGEVYKGEVGPPKSQTGTSSNQSTPMPTPTTAFAPPSPFPNGSHHHHRNSASSFTAPSPPQSASLISQRPSSPARSNSTSSIATITTQASTVPAAGVVTNPPLISGNVPGIAAANSGKVTGVPLTTPPETPRSTTGSVAGTKRDASEGEKEDGKEPKKRRIAPTLVEPKS from the exons ATGAAAGCTGCTCCTCTAATCATCAATTGGCATGACCAGAATGCCCCCGTTTACTCCGCCCACTTCGAGCCGTCTGGAAAGGGACGTTTAGCCACGGCTGGTGGTGATAATCATATCAGAATATGGAGGGTTCAGGTTGATGGGGAGGACCGTAAGGTCGAGTACCTTTCAACCCTTTCAAAGCACAACCAGGCCGTTAATGTTGTTCGTTGGGCGCCCAAGG GCGAGCTTCTAGCCTCTGCGGGCGACGATGGCAATGTGATCCTCTGGGTACCAAGCGAAACACCCCAAACAGCATTCGGATCCGATGCCCCGGAAGATAAAGAGTCATGGAGGGCAAAGCATATGTGTCGATCTAGTGGCGCGGAGATCTATGACTTAGCCTGGTCTCCTGACGGAGTGtacttcatcatcggcagCATGGATAATATAGCACGAATCTACAACGCTCAGACAG GAACACTCGTGCGCCAGATCGCCGAGCACAGCCATTATGTGCAGGGCGTCACATGGGATCCCCTCAACGAGTACATCGCGACGCAGTCCTCCGATCGATCAGTTCATATTTACTCTCTAAAAACCAAGGATGGGCAATACACCCTCAGCCAAGACGACAAGACTCCTCGACTTGCCAGCCATATCAAGGCcgatcttcctcctcggcgaATCTCCTCGAGCAGTCCTGCTCCTCCCGACTTTGGCCATCGCTCTTCGCTTGCTGTCCTCGATTCTGCGCCTTCTATCGGATCACCTGTGCCTTCTGCACCCGGCACGCCTACTTCTTTCGCGCTTCCCATGAACCCTCCCAGCGTCGTTAGCCATAGCCGTCGATCTTCGTTCTCTTCTCGGCGATCTGTATCGCCAGCGCCATCTATGCCTTTGCCGGCCGTCATGCCTATGGACCCCTCTCCGAAACCATCGTCAACGTTGAGCAGCGGGTTGGGAATGAAGAATGCGAACCTCTATGCCAATGAGACGCTCACGTCCTTTTTCCGACGACTCACATTTACACCAGATGGCAGCTTGCTATTAACTCCATCGGGACAGTACCAAAACCAACACCAGGCTGAACGAGACGCGAAACCTACTTATGAAGTGATTAACACGGTCTATATTTACACGCGTGGTGGTATTAACAAACCCCCAATTGCCCATTTGCCGGGCCACAAGAAGCCCTCGGTCGTGGTAAAATGTTCTCCGATATTCTACACACTGCGACAGTCTCCTCCTGTCACGCGCAATATAACCATTGACACATCATCTTCAGAGGAGCCTATTCCATCCCTTCCAGAACCTCTTTCGAAGCCATCCCCAGCTCCTTCTGTCATGGatccacctcctccacccTCAACCACATCAGACGCAAAGACATCGGGTTCAGATACGGCTTCGGCTACACCAGGCCCAAAGCCTGCCTTTTCCCTGCCTTATCGCATGGTCTACGCAGTGGCTACACAAGACTCGGTCCTACTTTACGATACTCAGCAAAAGACCCCTATCTGTGTCGTCAGCAATCTTCATTGCGCTACCTTTACTGACCTTGCATG GTCAAGCGATGGTCTGACTTTAATGATCTCGTCTTCTGATGGATTCTGCTCAACACTATCCTTTGCAGCTGGAGAACTGGGTGAAGTCTACAAGGGTGAAGTCGGTCCGCCCAAGTCGCAAACAGGGACCTCGTCTAATCAAAGCACTCCCATGCCTACCCCAACGACCGCGTTTGCTCCGCCTTCACCCTTTCCTAACGGCTcgcatcaccaccatcgcAACTCGGCGAGCTCTTTTACTGCCCCTTCGCCCCCCCAGTCAGCTTCACTTATTTCTCAACGTCCCTCATCTCCTGCGAGATCGAATTCGACGTCTTCAATTGCGACTATCACTACACAGGCCAGCACTGTGCCCGCAGCCGGTGTAGTTACCAATCCACCTCTGATTTCTGGCAATGTTCCAGGCATTGCAGCAGCAAATTCTGGCAAGGTGACTGGTGTTCCGCTCACAACACCTCCTGAGACTCCTCGAAGTACCACAGGCAGTGTTGCGGGCACTAAGCGCGACGCCAGTGAAGGCGAAAAGGAAGACGGCAAGGAGCCCAAGAAGAGGCGAATTGCTCCGACTCTGGTGGAGCCCAAAAGTTAG